From Desulfonatronum thiosulfatophilum, a single genomic window includes:
- the pabB gene encoding aminodeoxychorismate synthase component I, producing the protein MNLADIQRIGDETNVAVLWDNRSGTWRVFRKPVHVVSASKDSEVGSCLARIEGRVGRHGLHAAGFLSYEASAAFDPAFRVRPDGDGFPLLWFGLYARVETVSSWPCRSMPSLPDWKPSITEQQYHGSLGAIREHLRVGNTYQVNFTFRLLTNFPHHPWDFFLSVCQARPAAYAAYVCLEDWAICCFSPEQFFVLDGEKIVSSPMKGTRGRGLTSRQDQDLAEELRSSAKDRAENVMITDMVRNDLGRIAVPGSVVVKDLFAVEKHATVWQMVSRVHAQTHEPLSRIFSALFPPASITGAPKAASMEIITELEDSPRRIYTGCIGHISHSPEAGLQAAFNVAIRTVLVDRRRKQAEYGVGGGIVWDSDEEGEYAECRIKAEVLHQRMPEFELLETMLWMPDQGYVLLERHLSRLEASAEYFEFSLDLSAVREALHGLAEKFVREPRMVRLLVDRSGRLKLEDLPPPPMPGKTPRLTLAKIPVNSKDLFLYHKTTHRAVYEQALGASPEVDDVLLFNEHGQVTESTRANVLAKLEGVLYTPPISCGLLAGTLRGHLLDQGQIVERILMPADLGRAEQLYLINSVRGMYRIDLMQAVLTS; encoded by the coding sequence GTGAATCTTGCGGACATTCAGCGGATTGGGGATGAAACCAATGTTGCCGTGCTTTGGGATAATCGTTCCGGAACATGGCGGGTGTTCCGCAAGCCAGTCCATGTCGTGTCCGCCTCCAAAGATTCTGAGGTCGGCTCCTGTCTGGCCCGGATCGAAGGCCGGGTTGGACGTCATGGCCTGCATGCCGCCGGGTTTTTGAGCTATGAGGCATCCGCGGCATTTGACCCGGCTTTTCGGGTCCGGCCTGATGGTGATGGTTTCCCGCTGCTCTGGTTCGGGTTGTATGCCCGGGTTGAAACGGTTTCGAGTTGGCCCTGCCGGTCAATGCCGTCCCTTCCGGACTGGAAACCATCCATCACCGAACAGCAGTATCACGGTTCCCTGGGGGCAATCCGAGAGCATCTGCGGGTCGGCAACACGTATCAGGTGAATTTCACCTTTCGACTGCTCACCAATTTTCCGCATCATCCTTGGGATTTTTTTTTGTCGGTCTGTCAGGCTCGTCCCGCGGCGTATGCCGCATATGTCTGTCTGGAGGACTGGGCAATTTGCTGTTTTTCTCCGGAGCAGTTTTTTGTCCTGGATGGAGAGAAGATCGTCTCTTCGCCGATGAAGGGCACCCGGGGCCGCGGCCTGACTTCGCGGCAGGACCAGGATCTGGCCGAGGAACTGCGCTCTTCGGCCAAGGACCGCGCGGAAAACGTCATGATCACGGACATGGTCCGCAACGATTTGGGGCGGATCGCGGTTCCGGGCAGCGTTGTGGTCAAGGACCTGTTTGCCGTGGAAAAGCACGCCACGGTCTGGCAGATGGTCTCCCGGGTCCATGCCCAAACCCACGAACCTTTGTCGCGGATCTTCAGCGCGTTGTTTCCTCCGGCGTCCATCACCGGCGCACCAAAGGCCGCAAGCATGGAGATCATCACGGAACTCGAGGACAGCCCAAGGCGCATCTATACCGGGTGCATCGGACACATCAGTCATTCCCCCGAGGCGGGCCTTCAGGCGGCGTTCAACGTGGCCATCAGAACTGTGCTCGTGGACAGACGCCGGAAACAGGCTGAATACGGCGTGGGTGGGGGTATTGTCTGGGATTCGGACGAAGAGGGCGAATATGCGGAATGCCGCATCAAGGCCGAAGTGCTGCATCAACGCATGCCGGAGTTCGAGCTGCTGGAAACCATGCTCTGGATGCCGGACCAGGGGTATGTGCTTCTGGAGCGCCACCTGTCCAGGCTAGAGGCCTCCGCCGAGTACTTCGAGTTTTCTCTGGACCTTTCGGCTGTGCGGGAAGCCTTGCATGGTTTGGCCGAAAAATTTGTCCGGGAGCCGCGGATGGTTCGGCTGCTGGTGGACAGGTCTGGGCGGCTGAAGCTCGAGGATTTGCCGCCTCCGCCGATGCCTGGGAAAACACCGCGGCTGACTTTGGCCAAAATCCCCGTGAATTCCAAGGATCTTTTTCTCTATCACAAAACCACGCACCGTGCGGTGTACGAGCAGGCTCTGGGCGCGAGTCCGGAGGTCGACGACGTGCTCCTGTTCAATGAACATGGGCAAGTGACTGAATCCACCCGGGCCAACGTGCTGGCAAAGCTGGAAGGTGTGCTGTACACCCCGCCCATATCCTGCGGTCTTTTGGCCGGAACCCTGCGGGGGCACCTGCTGGATCAGGGCCAAATCGTCGAGCGGATCCTGATGCCGGCCGATCTGGGCCGGGCGGAACAGCTATACCTGATCAACTCCGTTCGCGGGATGTACAGGATCGATTTGATGCAGGCAGTGCTTACGTCGTGA
- a CDS encoding response regulator, with the protein MKILVVDDELVSRKKMQVIMENFGECMAVESGPMGLDAFADAISKGKPYDLVTLDVAMPDMDGTEVLFFIRELEKEHGIRRKKGVKAIMVTALADKNTVITSIQAGCDAYVVKPFDKYTILEKMKQLQLLNA; encoded by the coding sequence ATTCTTGTCGTGGACGACGAACTGGTCAGCAGAAAGAAAATGCAGGTGATCATGGAAAATTTCGGCGAATGCATGGCCGTGGAAAGCGGACCGATGGGGCTGGATGCCTTCGCCGATGCGATCAGCAAGGGCAAACCTTATGATCTGGTAACCCTGGACGTGGCCATGCCGGATATGGACGGAACGGAAGTGCTGTTTTTCATTCGGGAGCTGGAAAAGGAACACGGCATTCGCAGGAAGAAGGGAGTCAAGGCGATCATGGTCACGGCACTTGCGGATAAAAACACCGTAATCACCAGCATTCAGGCCGGATGCGACGCCTATGTCGTCAAACCCTTCGACAAGTACACGATCCTGGAAAAAATGAAACAGCTGCAACTGTTGAATGCCTGA
- a CDS encoding sigma-54 interaction domain-containing protein translates to MEKIDHPEIDRLLETMERVCHELAWGRYDRVEELFDLTGNPDFPRRIANLAESFGMMLIKVEAREYRMEGMLADLRRSSDELELARRQLLKENENLKNGLMDRFSSRRIIGQSPCMQAVLQQVARIADTSVNVLISGETGTGKELIAKALHYNSLRKSKPFIAVNCSAVPESLFESELFGIEKGVATGVQMRQGLMELAQGGTLLLDEIGDMPLTSQAKILRVLEERELTRVGGVRPIPLDVRIVAATNKDLQNEMHADRFRQDLYFRLNVVSLALPPLRNRPEDIPLLLQRFLEIHCGKMNRPMLRIDKNALNALMNFEWPGNVRELENEVERLVALSYDKNIRLEDLSSRISSGKIMEIPASAMGEQSPDSGPAAEPDTVEASADREKLRKVIPAVTLADSEKKLIENALKAARGNKSQAARLLGISREGLRKKLKRLYGSEGEL, encoded by the coding sequence ATGGAAAAAATTGATCACCCGGAAATCGACCGCCTCCTGGAAACCATGGAACGTGTCTGCCACGAACTGGCCTGGGGCCGGTATGACCGGGTCGAGGAACTTTTCGATCTGACCGGCAATCCCGACTTCCCGAGGCGTATTGCCAATCTAGCCGAATCCTTCGGTATGATGTTGATCAAGGTTGAAGCCCGCGAGTACCGGATGGAGGGGATGCTCGCCGATCTGCGGCGGAGCAGCGATGAGTTGGAACTGGCCCGGCGGCAGTTGCTTAAGGAAAACGAGAACCTGAAAAACGGCCTGATGGATCGTTTTTCCTCCAGGCGCATCATTGGTCAAAGCCCGTGCATGCAGGCCGTCCTGCAACAGGTGGCGCGGATCGCGGACACATCGGTCAACGTGTTGATCAGCGGAGAAACCGGAACCGGAAAGGAACTCATTGCCAAGGCTCTGCATTACAACTCCTTGCGCAAAAGCAAGCCGTTCATTGCAGTGAACTGTTCGGCTGTTCCGGAAAGTTTGTTTGAGAGCGAACTGTTCGGCATTGAAAAAGGCGTGGCCACGGGCGTGCAGATGCGGCAGGGGCTGATGGAGCTGGCACAGGGGGGAACCCTGCTTCTGGACGAGATCGGCGATATGCCGCTGACCTCCCAGGCAAAGATCTTGCGCGTTCTGGAAGAACGGGAACTGACCCGGGTCGGCGGCGTCAGGCCCATCCCCCTGGATGTGCGAATTGTTGCCGCGACCAACAAGGATCTGCAAAACGAAATGCATGCCGATCGTTTCCGACAGGATCTGTACTTCCGCCTGAATGTCGTTTCCCTCGCATTGCCGCCGCTGCGCAACCGACCTGAAGACATACCGCTGCTCCTGCAGCGTTTTTTGGAGATTCACTGCGGCAAGATGAATCGCCCCATGCTCCGAATTGACAAGAATGCCTTGAACGCTCTGATGAACTTCGAGTGGCCGGGCAATGTCCGAGAACTGGAAAACGAAGTCGAACGACTGGTGGCCCTATCCTATGACAAGAACATCCGTCTTGAAGACCTTTCAAGCCGCATTTCAAGTGGAAAGATCATGGAGATTCCTGCATCGGCCATGGGCGAGCAAAGCCCGGATTCCGGGCCGGCTGCGGAGCCGGACACGGTAGAAGCCAGTGCTGACCGGGAAAAGCTTCGCAAGGTAATTCCAGCCGTGACTTTGGCCGACTCCGAAAAAAAACTCATCGAAAACGCCCTGAAGGCGGCTCGGGGCAACAAAAGTCAGGCGGCTCGGCTGCTGGGAATCAGCCGGGAAGGCTTGCGCAAGAAGCTCAAGAGGCTGTACGGATCGGAGGGGGAATTGTGA
- a CDS encoding SH3 domain-containing protein: protein MHRFFLWKSLVSLLFFVVFLITGCASKVLTPGQVHDLRVLPQEPGYFISADLDGQLLIPAERQQRLAEEFLGRHFAPWNPGFSDLTDDSDPFWGLKRYQGREAYGENLLPLPATWLETMERQSVPDLYPSLVQPAVTVVSTSLRVLPTHRPVFSNPSNPGEGFPFDYLQNSLAPAGTPVLVVHASLNGDWYLVKTPHVSGWVRPWEVAWVDQDFMDAFRSSDMIAVLSDNAVVRTEQGMFALPGRAGMLLPRSPEPSPPGAVGVLAPQRGADGWAELKSALVQESVAAPWPLAPTSRNYLQVLDGLMGQAYGWGGMFENRDCSALIQDVQALFGIAMPRNSRAQARAGRVVDLEGLSGAEKERLILEQGVPLLSIVNMPGHVMLYLGPDPATGRPVVLHSMWGVRTKPPGFLDRHTHLPGRWVLGRTVITTLTPGAELSNLIKPTGLLVERVSSLTVLGE from the coding sequence ATGCACCGATTTTTCTTGTGGAAGTCTCTTGTTTCACTCCTGTTTTTTGTTGTCTTTCTGATCACGGGGTGTGCGTCCAAAGTCTTGACTCCCGGCCAGGTGCACGATCTGCGTGTCTTGCCCCAGGAACCGGGGTATTTTATTTCCGCCGATCTTGATGGCCAGTTGCTGATTCCCGCGGAACGGCAGCAGCGTCTGGCCGAAGAGTTTCTGGGACGGCATTTTGCTCCCTGGAACCCTGGTTTTTCTGATCTGACGGACGACAGTGATCCTTTTTGGGGATTGAAGCGGTACCAGGGCAGGGAGGCGTACGGCGAGAATCTGTTGCCTTTGCCAGCGACCTGGCTGGAGACAATGGAGCGGCAGAGCGTACCGGATTTGTATCCGTCCCTGGTTCAGCCCGCGGTGACCGTTGTCTCCACATCGCTGCGCGTGCTGCCCACCCACAGGCCGGTCTTTTCCAATCCCTCCAATCCCGGAGAAGGGTTCCCCTTCGATTATCTCCAGAATTCCCTGGCTCCCGCCGGCACGCCCGTTCTCGTGGTCCATGCTTCCCTGAACGGGGACTGGTACCTGGTAAAGACGCCCCATGTTTCGGGCTGGGTACGGCCCTGGGAAGTGGCCTGGGTGGATCAGGACTTCATGGATGCATTTCGATCTTCGGACATGATCGCCGTCCTCAGCGACAACGCCGTCGTACGTACGGAGCAGGGCATGTTCGCGCTGCCTGGACGGGCCGGCATGCTCCTGCCGCGTTCTCCCGAACCGTCTCCGCCGGGAGCGGTGGGCGTCCTTGCTCCGCAACGCGGGGCTGACGGATGGGCTGAACTGAAAAGCGCTCTGGTTCAGGAATCCGTTGCCGCGCCTTGGCCTCTGGCCCCAACGAGCAGGAACTATCTTCAGGTGCTGGACGGACTGATGGGCCAGGCCTACGGGTGGGGCGGGATGTTCGAAAACCGGGACTGTTCGGCCCTGATCCAGGATGTCCAAGCCCTGTTCGGTATTGCCATGCCAAGAAATTCTCGTGCCCAGGCCAGGGCCGGGCGGGTGGTCGATCTGGAGGGGCTGAGCGGCGCGGAGAAGGAAAGGCTGATTCTGGAGCAGGGGGTTCCGCTGCTGTCCATCGTGAACATGCCGGGCCATGTGATGCTGTATCTCGGCCCGGATCCGGCAACGGGACGGCCGGTGGTGCTTCATTCCATGTGGGGAGTGCGGACAAAGCCGCCGGGATTTCTGGACAGACATACCCATCTGCCGGGGCGCTGGGTTCTGGGGCGGACCGTGATCACCACGCTGACTCCGGGGGCCGAACTGTCCAATCTGATCAAACCCACGGGCCTGCTGGTGGAACGGGTCTCCAGCCTCACGGTGCTGGGAGAGTGA
- a CDS encoding GOLPH3/VPS74 family protein gives MITQCEEMTMLTFAEEILLLTLDDKKGDFRPLHEQAMRTALAGALLMDLAMADRIDTDLQHLFVINTDPVGDPLLDETLGRLRAVQDRQNAAYWLNEIAWQTENLRPRVLQRLVDRGVLKVEDRKILWVFAQRRYPLIDDREVKEVRARLRELIFNKEIPDAREAVLIGLVHACGMIDTLFEEHELPQVMPRVMEVARLDLIGREVDRAIRDIFMAMTSYNVHTIAE, from the coding sequence ATGATTACCCAATGCGAGGAGATGACGATGCTGACCTTTGCCGAGGAAATTCTGCTGTTGACGCTGGACGACAAGAAAGGCGACTTCCGGCCTCTGCACGAACAAGCCATGCGTACGGCCCTGGCCGGGGCGCTGCTTATGGACCTGGCGATGGCCGATCGCATTGATACGGACTTGCAACACCTCTTTGTGATCAACACCGACCCCGTTGGCGATCCCCTGCTGGACGAAACCCTTGGCCGCCTGCGGGCCGTTCAGGACAGGCAAAATGCGGCCTACTGGCTGAACGAGATTGCCTGGCAAACCGAAAATCTGCGCCCACGGGTGCTGCAGCGCCTGGTGGACAGGGGCGTGCTGAAGGTGGAGGACCGCAAGATTCTCTGGGTCTTTGCCCAGCGCCGATATCCCCTTATTGATGACCGGGAGGTCAAGGAAGTCCGAGCCCGGCTGCGGGAGCTGATCTTCAACAAAGAAATACCGGATGCCCGCGAGGCCGTTTTGATCGGCCTGGTACACGCCTGCGGCATGATCGACACGCTCTTTGAGGAGCATGAACTGCCGCAGGTCATGCCGCGAGTCATGGAAGTGGCCCGGCTGGATCTGATCGGCCGGGAGGTGGACCGGGCCATCCGAGATATCTTCATGGCCATGACGTCATACAACGTACATACCATTGCGGAATGA